From a single Lolium rigidum isolate FL_2022 chromosome 7, APGP_CSIRO_Lrig_0.1, whole genome shotgun sequence genomic region:
- the LOC124670380 gene encoding histone H3.2 produces the protein MARTKQTARKSTGGKAPRKQLATKAARKSAPATGGVKKPHRFRPGTVALREIRKYQKSTELLIRKLPFQRLVREIAQDFKTDLRFQSSAVSALQEAAEAYLVGLFEDTNLCAIHAKRVTIMPKDIQLARRIRGERA, from the coding sequence ATGGCCCGCACCAAGCAGACGGCGCGCAAGTCCACCGGCGGCAAGGCGCCGCGGAAGCAGCTGGCGACCAAGGCGGCGCGCAAGTCGGCGCCGGCGACCGGCGGCGTGAAGAAGCCGCACAGGTTCCGCCCGGGCACCGTCGCGCTGCGCGAGATCCGCAAGTACCAGAAGAGCACGGAGCTGCTCATCCGGAAGCTGCCCTTCCAGCGCCTCGTCAGGGAGATCGCGCAGGACTTCAAGACCGACCTCCGCTTCCAGTCCTCCGCCGTGTCCGCGCTGCAGGAGGCCGCCGAGGCCTACCTCGTGGGGCTCTTCGAGGACACCAACCTCTGCGCCATCCACGCCAAGCGCGTCACCATCATGCCCAAGGACATCCAGCTCGCGCGACGCATCAGGGGCGAGAGGGCCTGA